The genomic segment TCGGCGATGGCGCGGGCGGGGGAACGGTCCTCCCTGGAGCGCCCGTTCAACAGGTCCTGCGCCGCTTCGACGAACTGGCGCAGCACGAGCCGCGCGTCGCCGATGACCGGGTACTCGACGTCGTAGTTCTTGCCCACGTCGATGGGATCGTCGGTGACCTGGATGAAGGTCTTGTCCGCCGGGATGGGCGTGGTCATGGGATGCCGGGTGAGGCTCGTTCCCGCCGCCAGCACCACGTCGGCCTGCGAGAGGAAGTGGTACACCGGCAGGTTCATGACGCCGGAAGCGCTGCCCAGCGCCAGCGGGTGGGACTCGGGGAACGCGCTCTTGCCGCCCATGGTGGTCACCACGGGCACGCGGGTGAGTTCCGCCAGCTCCAGCAGCTCGGGCGCGGCCTCGGCGTAGAGCACCCCCTGGCCGGCGAGGATCACGGGGTCCCGTGCTTCCAGCAGCGCCTTCGCCGCCGCCGTGACGTCGCGCGGGTCCGCCTGCGACACCGCCGCCTTCACCGGGCGGTAGCGCTCGACCACCGCCGCGTCGATCTCTTCCCCGGCCACGTCCGCGGGGATCTCCACCATCACCGGGCCGGGACGCCCCATCCTGAGCCGGGCGAACGCCCGTCTCATGGTGTCCACCACCCGGTCGGCGGTGGTGACCTGCTCCACGAACTTGGTGACCGGCGCGTAGTTTCTCAGGGAGCTGAACTGGGGAAAGACGCCGTCCCGTTCGCGCGTGTGCCCCAGGGGCAGCAGCAGCATCGGCACGGCGTCCGAGAAGGCCGTGGCCACGCCCGCGTAGGCGTTCTCCGCCCCGGGCCCGAACTGCATGGCGAACACGCCCGGCGGCGTGCCGTTGTTGACCCGGCTGTACCCGTCCGCGATCCCCACCCCCACACGCTCCTGGCGGCAGATGACCGGACGGATGCCCACCGCGGCCGCCGCTTCGATCAGGGTCGAGGTGGGAAAGGCGCTCAGGTAGCGCACTCCCTCGCGCTTCAGGATCCGCGCGATCACGTCCACTGTTCTCATGGTGTCGACTGCTCCCTCCTGACGCTTCCGGGCAGGTTCATGCGTTTCCGGGCAGCGGCAAGGCAAAGTCCCGGCAAAGCGCGTCCCACGTGCCCAGCTCGGCCAGAGTGCGCAGGGTCGCCAACGTCGGCGGGATGATGGCCATGCGTCCCCGCTCGGCCCGTTGCAGCCCCTCCACCGGGGTGATCCACAGGCTTTCCGTCACCTCTTCCGAAACTTCCAGCGGCGTCTGCCCCTCCGGCAGGGCGGCCAGGAAAAAGCGAGTGTCGAAGCGCATGGCGTAACGCTCGGGCGTGGTGCGGTGATAGAAATAGACCAGCTTGCCGACGTCGCAGCAAAGCCCCTCGGACGCCAGCAGGTCCGGGAAGCTCACCTCCCGGCCCAGCAGCGCCGTGCGCCTTGCCACCACGCGTTCCCAGGTCCGCGGGGCGACCGCCGCGCCGTTCTCCCGCGTCACGCACAGCAGCACCCCCACTTCCTCGTAAAGCTCGCGTATGGCCGCCACCCAATGGCCCATGGCATCCTCGGCGCTCAGATCGTCGCCAAGCCGCGTGCGGGCGTCCGCGGGCGAGAGCCCGCGACACATCTCCAGCATCGCCGGCGACGCATCCGCCCCCTTGACGGCGCCTCCCGGAAACACGAAGAAGCCCCCGAGGAAGCGCATCTCCTGCGGCCGTCTCGTCATGAAGATCTCGAACGCGCCTGCCTGCGCCGGACGCACGAGCACAAGCGTGGAGGCTTTCCTGGGAACGGACGGGACCGGCATTTCCTGCATTTGTCCTCGGGTGCAACCGGTGGCCGGCGGCAACTTCGGCGTCACTGCGCGCGAAGCTTGGCCAGCAGGCTCGCATAGGAACTCCGGTTGATCACGCGGTTGAACTGGGCGCGATAGTTGTTGACCAGGCTGATGTCCTGGATGACGACGTCATAGATGAGCCATTTGCCGGCGGCCTCCACGCGATGCAGGCGGTAGTCGATGTCAAACCTGCGTCCCTCCCGGTCCACGATCCGCGTATCGACTTGTGCATAACGGCCGTCGACTTCCTCGCCGGTGAAGTGCAGGCGCTGAGCCCGGTAGGCGGCGATGCGGCTCGTATAGGTCTTCTCCAACAGGGCGCCGAAGAGCCGGGTGAATTCTTCCCGCTCATCCGGTGTCCGCCGGCGCCAGTGCGAGCCCAGCGAACGCCGGGCCATCTCGGGGAAGTCGAAGAGCGGCAGGAAAACCGCCCTGACTCCTTCGACCCTGGCGTCTTCCTGAAGGCCGGGGTCGCCGAGGATCGCGAGGCCGGCGCGCAACGCCTGCTCGACCTCGCTTCTGGGACCCCCCTCCGCCCACGCGGCCGACACCAGGCAACACGCCACCACCAGCAAACTGCACAGCCACGAGCGTCCGGAGCTCATGCATGCGCCTCGCATATCCGCAAATGTCTGCTCCATGACACCCTGACCCACCCAATCTAAGCAATAATCTCCGGGAAGCCAAATCAGTGTCCTGTGTCACAAGGAGCGGGCCGCGGGTCCCGGACGGAGGGGCAGGCCCCGTGAATCAGGCCAGCCGGACCATCTTGGAGAAATCGTATACGGCGGGGACGTCGCCCTCGAACTCCCATTCCACGCGGGACGCGTCGGCCCCCTCGCCCATGTGCCGCTCCAGGAAGCGCAACAACAAGACCCAGGCATCCTCGGCCGCTTCCGGCCGGTAGCGCCCCGGCATGGTGTCGTTGAGCCAGCCGTGAGGCGCGTCTCGGAAGATGCGGATGTTGTAAGTCTTCCAGGCGTCCTCCAGGGCGCGCCGGAAACGGCGCACGTCATCCACCGAGATGATGTGGTCGTTGTCGCCGAACACCCCCAGCACCGGGCAGGACAGGCGCTGGATGAACTCCCCCACCGAGGTGGGGCGCTCCTCGTGGGGCTCCCAGTCCCGCTGGTAGATGCCGCCGTAGAACACCACCGCGCAGCGCAGGTCGTCCCGGTGGGCCGCCGCCAGCAGGGGCTGGCGTCCCGTCTGGCACACGCCCATCACCGCGAGGCGCCCGCCGTCGACGTCGTCGAGACCGCGCAGGTAGCGGACGCACTCGTCCAGGTCCGTGAGCGCTTCGTCGTCCCGGATGCCGACACCGATGTCGCCGCGCGCCAAGGCTTCCCGGTCGCCGGTGAAACGGGAGAACATGTCGGGCGCCAGGGCCACGTAGCCGTTCCGTGCCAGTCGCTCGGCGATGTCCGTGGTGTGCTGGACGACCCCGTAGCGCTCATGGAGCTGGATCACGGCAGGATGGCGGCCGCCTTCCGCGGGTCTCGCCAGATAGCCCTTCTTGCCCGGAGCGAACTCGACCTCGGATATCATGTGCGGTCCTCCTGTCTGCGCCGCGCCTCGGCGGGAGCGCCGACTGTATTCGTCATTCCCGCGAAAGCGGGAATCCAGGGGTGGCGAGGGGCGAGACGTACATGCTCCCAGCCTCCCCCAGCCTGGATTCCCGCTTTCGCGGGAATGACGTCTCAGGGTTCCGAGGCGTTGGTGCTGCCCCTCCATGTGATTTCCAAACGTAACAGATGAGGTGTGATGAAGCGATTGAAGTGACGGGCCTGTTGCCGCGTGGATTTGCGGACCACTGCGTTGGATTGTACGCTGCCGGTGTACGCTTGTCTCGAATCGCCCATGCCACGCATCACCGGAATCGAAGCGCGTCCCCTGGACGTGGCGCTGAAGGCGCCCTTCACCATCTCCGGCGCGCGCCTGGACAGGGTTTCCAACGTCGCCGTGCGACTGGACCTCGCGGGCGGCGTGAGCGGATGGGGGGAGATTCCGACCCTGCCCACGGTCACGCCGGAAGATCAGGCCGCGGCGCTGGCGGCGGCACGCCGGGCCGGGGCGGAATGGACCGGCAAGGAGGCCCTGCGCTGGCGTCCGCTCCTCGCCGCCCTCTCCGCCGCCCTGCCCGGCGCCCCCACGGTCCGGGCCGGCCTGGAAATGGCGCTGTTCGACGCCCTGGCGCGGAGCCAAGGCATTGCGCTCTTCGAATACTTCGGCGGCGCGTCGGCATCCCTGGAGACCGACATCACCATTCCCATCTGTGAACCGGCGGAGGCAGAGACGCTCGCCACGGAATATCGCGCCCGCGGGTTCACCGCGCTGAAGACCAAGGTCGGCGGCGACGTCGACGGGGACATCGCGCGCGTCCGGGCCATCCGCGCGGGTCATCCGGAGTGCCGTCTCATCCTCGACGCCAACGAAGGCTACGACGCGGCGCAGGCACTGGCCGTGCTGGGCACGTTGCGCCGCCTGGGGCTGGAGCCCGCCCTGCTGGAGCAGCCCGTGCCGCGAGAAGATCGGGACGGCCAGGCGCGCCTGGCGCGCGAGGCGGGCGTGCCGGTGGCGGCGGACGAGTCCTGCCGCTCCGCCGGCGACGCCGCGCGCATCGCCCGCGACGGCCTCGCGCAGGTGATCAACGTCAAGCTCGCCAAGTGCGGCGTGGCCCAGGCGCTGGAGATCATCGCCATCGCCCGCGCCTCCGGCCTCGGGCTCATGATCGGCGGCATGGTGGAGACGCGGCTGGCCATGGGCTTCAGCGTCCATCTGGCGGCCGGCACCGGCGCCTTCCAATGGATCGACCTCGACACGCCCCTGCTGCTGGCGGAGGACCCGGTGCGCGGCGGCTACACCGTGGACGGACCGCGCTATGAACTGGGGCATATCACCGCGGGCCACGGCGGGGAGTTGGCGGCACGGTGAAGTTCCGGCCCGCCATCATCGTGCACGGCGGCGCCGGGCGCGGTTCGGGCGCGCAGCAGCGCGACCGTCTCGCCGGTTGCCTGGCGGCGGCCCGGACCGGCTGGACGGCGGTGCGCCAAGGGTGCTCGTCGCTGGACGCGGTGGAGGAGGCCGTGGCGGTGCTCGAGGACGATCCGGTGTTCAATGCCGGCACCGGTTCAGCGTTGAACGCGGCAGGAGAAGTGGAGATGGATGCCGCGCTCATGCGCGACACCCTCGCGGCCGGGGCCGTAGCCGCGGTCTCGGGCATCCGCAACCCCATCCGGCTTGCGCGGAAAGTGCTCGACGACGGCCGTCATGTGATGCTGGCGGGCCAGGGCGCCCGCGACTTCGCACGCCGGGCGGGCATCGAGCTGGTGCCGGGCGGCACCCTGGTCACCCAGGCCCAGCGCAAACGCTGGAACGCAGGCCACGGCACGGTGGGCTGCGTTGCCGTCGATGCCCGCGGCCGCCTCGCCGCAGGCACGTCCACCGGCGGCACCCTGGGCAAGCTCCCCGGCCGTGTCGGGGACTCGCCGCTCATCGGTTGCGGCACCTACGCCGACGCCGTCGGCGCCGCCTCGTGCACGGGCCAGGGCGAAGCCATCATCAAGGTCTTGATGGCCAAGACCGCGGTGGACCTCCTGGCCGCCGGGCTGACGCCCGCGACCGCGGCGAAGCGGGCGGTGGAACTGTTGGAGCGCCAGACCGGCGCCGAAGCCGGCCTCATCCTGGTGGATCGTTACGGCGCTGTCGGCTTCGCCCACAACGCGGAGGAGATGCCGGTGTGCGTCCTCACTCCGGAGGGACAGACCGCAACGGTGTACGGGTCAGGCCCAGATTCCGAAGCCGGGTCTTGAGGTACTCGGGCGGCATCGGCGAGTGGAGAATCTCGCGCACATCGGCGCCTGCCGTGCCGGGTTCCTCCGCTCGCGCCAGCAAGGCGTCCAGCGCCACCTGCTCCTCCGCCCATTCACGCAAGGGGTAAAGCGTGTCGAGCGCCGCCAGGCGCAGCTCGTAGGGCTCCCGGTACGCGCCCGTGGCTTCGATGAACTCCCGCACGGCCGGCGCGACCGCGTTGCCGGCCGGCTCCCCGCCCTCCACTCCGCGCCGTACGGCGCTGGAGGACTGGTTTCGGAGGTGCGGCGGCAGGGTCAGCGGTTGCACCCGGTCCCTGTAGGAAGCGTTTTCAGGCCGGTCCAGCAGCGCGCGCAACGCCTCGTCGCCCCATTCCTCCCGGTTGGCGGCGATCAGCCGCACGTGCGCGAACAGCGTGTCCAGGGCGGCGCCGCGGTCTTCGTAGTACCTGGCGTCGAAGATCTGCAGCACCTTGTCCATGCCCACGATGAACCGCAAGTCCGCATCATCGCCGAAACACGCGCGGCACGCGGGCGCCTGATCGGAGTAGAGGCCGCGGTTGGTCACCACGGCCGCGGCCCAGGGGTCGTCCGCGGTCAACAGTGACAGCAGCAAGAGCCGGTCCTCGCGGCACAGCCCTTCCACGCGTTCCTTGTCGACGATGACGCTGCTGAGGGAGAAGGCGACGGTATCGAGATCAAACCGCCGCCGGGCCTCCCTGGCCAGTTCCAGGTGGGCGAGCGTAGGCGGGTTGAAGGAGCCCGGCAATACGCCCACACGACCGCCGCGGACAGGCTCCGGGCCGTGCACCACGACGGCCTCGGGCGCATCCGCGGCCTCGACCCGGTCCAGCGCCTCACGGTAGCCGAAGAGGCGCTTCAGATCGCAGAAGTCGTGGGGCGACGAACTCTCCTACTTCCAGATGTGGGGACTCTCTTCCTCGGGGAAGTAGGCGCCGCAGAAGGGACAGTGGAACTCCATGCCGGAGCCCAGCATGTGCGGGTTCACCACGAACTTTCCACTGCATTTCGGACAAGTGACTTCGACTGCCTGACCCATGAGTAATTCCTTTCGTCCTGAATGATTCCGCGGGTTGCTCTACACGGTCGCCGGATCGGTCCGTCTCCCTACGACCAGTAGGTGGTCCGGTCGATGGGAATGTGCGACAGGATCTCGCCCGGAATGAAGTCCTCGACCTTGACCCGCTCCATGGCCTCGTCCGGCACCTTCGACACCGGCGAGAAGGGCCGGTCCAGCGGCCGCGTGGCGTCGACGATCATGCCGGAGGTCTTGATCTCGTCCACCAGCGACGGATCCAGGAAGTTGCCGCGGAAGAGCGGCTGCAGGATCGACACCTGGCGGTGCGGCTGCACGCGCGTGGCCAGCGCCCACAGGATGTCCGTGGGATTGTACACGTTGATGTCGTCGTCGAAGACGAAGACGTTCTTGGTGTGGTCGAAGGTGAGCGCCGCGGCCGCCGCCCGGCCGGGATCGCCTTCGGACAGCTTCTTCATGGCGATGAAGACGTTGTAGTGGGCATGGCGGCCCATCTTGCATACCGCGGTCACGCCGGGCACGGCTTCGCGGCAACGCCGGAGGTAGGCGCCCTCCCGCGGCAGGTCCATCCACGGCTTGTCGCCTTCCGGGGTGATGATGGACTGGAACATGGCGCCCTTGCGCCAGTTCATGGCCGTGACCTTGTACTCCACGCAGGTCGTGTATCGCTGCGGCCCGAGATAGCCCGGGGCCTCGCCGAAGGGACCCTCCACCACTCGCTTGTTGGGTTGCAGCAGGCCCTCGATGACCACCTCGGCGTCGGCCGGGATGAGGAAGTTGTCGCCCCAGGTGGACGACGGCGTGAGCCGCAGGGGCTCCTGCATGTAGCCGCCGATGATGTCGAACTCGCTCACCTCGAACGCGCCGCTGTAGCACGCGCCCATGTGGTAGGCCGGGTGATGCCCCAGCACGGTGGCCACGGGACACTCCATGTTGTTGTCCTCGTAGTCCTTGAAGATCTTCCACAGGTGGCGCGGCGAGGCGTAGAGCGCCGTGCTCTGGGGCGACTTGACCTCCATGCGGTGGTACGAGCAGTTGTAGATGCCGGAGGTGCGCTCCTTGGTGACGGTGGACATGACGATGTAGGGGCCGCCGTCCATGTAGTGATGGCGCATCACCGGGATCTGGTAGATGTCCACGTCCTTGCCGGTCTGGACGTTCTGCATCACCGGCGCCTGGTCCCGTTCGATGACCACCGGCTCGATGCGGTGCTCCTCGCGCTCCAGGCATATGTCGGTCATCACCTCCCGGCTCGTGTTCTTATCCAGCCCAAGAGCCACCTGGGTCTTGCCCTGGGAGATCTCGCAGTTCATGGTCAGCTTGATGTCGGACGGCTGGCCGTGAAGGTTCAGCGGGTTGTCGAAGACCAGGATGGGGAACTTCCTCAACTCATCCAGGTGCTTGATGAGCGCGCTCACGTCGTAGTGGGCCGGGTCCACCTGCTTGGTCACGTGGACCACCTCGTTGGGAATCTCCCGCTGGCAGTCTTCCAGAAACGATCCCAGGCTCTTGGGCATGTGTCACCTCTCTCGCGATGTGTTGGATACTCTGGCTTGGATTTTCCGAAGATTCTGCTCTTCGAAGACTACTGCGCTTCGAAGTTTTGGGTTTTTAGCCGAAGCCCCCGAGGTTGTCAAACCGCGCCCGAGCCGGATTAGCGGTTGACAGGCGGAGCCTACCCGCAATAGAGAAGTGTCATGTCCGGGACACCGGACCAACTCAGGAAGGAGCATGCAATGAACCGACGTTCCGCAACTTTCGCAGCCGCAATCGTTACCCTGTGCCTCGCCTTCGGAACCGTGACCGCGGGGGCCGCCGACGTCTCCTTCAAGGGGAAGACCGTCGCCATCCTGATCCCCTACTCCGTGGGCGGCGCCGCCGACATCATGGCGCGCCAGATGCTTCCGTTCATCGGCAAGCAGATCCCCGGAAACCCCACCACCATCATCAAGAACATGCCCGGCGGCGGGGGCATCGTGGGCGAGAACTGGGTGTACAACTCGGCGCCCGCCGATGGCACCGTCATCGGCCAGTTCTCCACCTCGGTGACCGACACCATCTTCAAGCCCGACAAGGTCAAGTTCGAGCTCGCCAAGCTCCAGTGGCTGGGGGGCGTGCGCGAAACCACCGTCACCTTCGTCAGCAAGGACTTGGGCATCACCAAGGGCACCGAGCTGGGCGGCGTCAAGAAGAAGCTCTTCTTCGGCACCACCTCGATCCAGAGCCCGCGGTCGATGATCCCGCGGCTGCTCCTGAAGATCCTGGGCAAGGACCACAAGCTGGTGACCGGATACGGCAGCAGCGGCGACATGCGCGCGGCCATCCGCCGGGGCGAGCTGAACATGACCAACGACAGCCAGAGCGGCTACTTCGCCGCGGTGCTGCCGATGGTCGAGGAAGGCGCGGTGGTGCCCATTGCCCAGGAAGGCACCGTCCAGGACGGCAAGATCATCCGCGACCCTCGGCTGCCGGACCTGCCGACCTACTACGAGATCGTCCTGGAGCTGAAGGGCGAGTCCATCAGGAAGGACCCCAACTACCGGGCCATGGAACTCCTGGCCTACCTCGGCGGCGTCCGCCGTGGCTGGATCTACGCGGCGCGGGTCCCCAGGAACGTCTTCAACACCATGGCGGCAAGCTTCGACAAGTTCCTGAAGGACAAGGAGATGGTCGCCCACTTCAAGAAGGCCATCGGCTTCCAGTTGGTGTCGCTGAACGCGCCCGCGGCCCAGGCCATCATCGACAAGGTCGTGGAGATCCAGAAGCGCGACCCGGAAGCCCTGGAGATCCTGAAGGCCATGGCCAAGAAGCCCTGAACCGGGTCGCGGCCTTCGCCCGGGTGCTGCCCGCCCCGCAGGGGTTTCTCGTTGCCGGCAAGGAGCGATCACCCTTAGGGGCGGGTATCACCGGATCCCCTTATCGTGAACCTCAAACGTAGCCTGGGCTGGCTCGTCTTTCTAGCGGTCCTCGCGGTCTGGATCTTCCTGGCCCAGGGCATGGCCGGAAAGATTGGCGCGGCCTCGCTGGAAGGGTTGGTCCGTGTCTTCTCCTGGCCCGCCTTCGGCTACCTGCTGCTGGGCAACCTCATCGGATTCGCCGTGGGCATGCTGCCGGGCCTAGGCGGGCCCGTCACCATGGCCCTCATGCTCGGCTTCGCGTTCCAGCTCAAGATGGACGCGGTGGAGGCGTTCTCCTTCCTGCTGGGGATGATGGCCGTCACCGCCACCACCGGCGACATCACCTCCATCCTCTTCGGCATCCCCGGCGAAGGGTCCACCGCCTCCACCATCGTCGAAGGCCATCCCATGGCCAAGAAGGGCGAGGCCGGACGGGCCCTGGGCGCCTCGCTCATGAGCTCGCTCATGGGCGCGCTCATCGGCGCCGGCGCCATCGCCGTGGCCATCCCCATCGTGACGCCGCTGGTGCTGGCCATGGGCACGCCGGAGTTCTTCATGCTCACGGTGGCCGGCGTGACCTTCGTGGGCGCGCTGAGCGGCGGCAGCGTGGTGAAGGGACTGGCCGCCGGCGGCCTGGGCTTCATGTTCTCGCTGGTGGGGCTGGACATGCAGACCGCCACCGAGCGCTATACCTTCGGCACCATGTACCTCTGGGGCGGCGGCGAGACCGGCGGCGCCGGCATCGGCCTGGTGCCGGCCACGGTGGGGCTGTTCGCCATCCCCGAGATCATCGACCTCGCCACCAAGGGGGGCAGCATCGCCCAGGCCCACGTGGGCCGTCTCGGCGGCGTGCTCCAGGGGGTCAAGGACGCCTTCCGCCACTGGTGGCTGGTGGCCCGGTGCAGCGCCATGGGCACCTACATCGGCATCATCCCGGGCATGGGCGGGCCGGTGTCCCAGTGGGTGGCGTACGCCCACGCGATGCAGTCCTCGGGCAAGCACGACCGGGTGGGAACCGGCGTCATCGAAGGCGTCGTGGGCCCCGGCGCGGCCAACAACTCGACCCTCGGGGGAGCGCTCATCCCCACCATCGCCTTCGGCATCCCCGGCAACGTCACCACCGCCATCCTGCTGGGGGCGTTCCTGGTCCTGGGTCTCCGTCCCGGCACTTCCATGCTGACCAAAGACCTGGACGTCACCTTCTCGCTGGTGTGGGTCCTGGTGGTGTCCAACGTCATCACGGTGTCGGTCTGTTTCCTGTTCCTGAACCAGTTGGCCCGCCTCACGCGCATCAAGGGAACGCTGCTGATACCGCCGCTGCTGCTGTTCATCTACCTGGGCTCCTACACCCACACCAACAGCTTCGGCGACATCATCGTCACCCTGATCTTTGGCGCCCTGGGCTGGCTCATGGTGGTGTTCGACTGGTCGCGGCCGGCGCTGCTGCTGGGCCTGGTGCTGGGCCGGCTGGCGGACAACTACCTCTGGATCACCTATTCGCGCTACGAGTTCGGTTTCCTCGCGCGTCCGGGGGTGCTGATCATCCTCGGCATCATCGTGATGAGCATCGCCTACCCGCTCATCAAGAACCGCGGGCGCGGGCAGGCGGCGGAGACGGCCCCATGAGCTTCCGCGGACTCTCCATTGCCTTCACCGGCGGACTGTTCCTGATGATGGCCTGGGCCCTGTGGGAGGCTTTCGGCTGGGAGTTGCAGGCCAGCCTCATGGCTTGGCTCATCGGCCTGCCCACGGCGGCACTGTTGGCGGCGCAGCTCGCGCGGGAGCTTGCCGGGCGGTCGGAGAAGGCCGTTGCCGCCGATGAAGACGGGCCGGGCCTCCTCGACGCCTCGCTGGTGGAGCGTGAGGCCGAGCCCCTGGACCCGGCCGAGGAACGGCGCCGCACCGCAGGGATCATCGCCTGGATACTGGGCTTCGCCGCCGCCATCTGGCTGCTGGGCTTTCAGTTCGGCATCGGGCTGGCGGCCCTGCTCTACCTCAAGTGCGCCGGCGAGAAGTGGCTGGCGGTCATCGGCATCACGGTGGCGGTGCTGGCCGGGGTGGTGCTGGTGTTCGACTGCGGCATGCACATCTTCTTCGCCGAAGGCAAGCTCTTCACCTGGAGCGGCGTGAACACGAGCCCGCTCTTCAACGGCTTCTGCTACCAGGTGACGAGTCCGTTCAAGGGGTGAAGGGATGGAACGCCGGCTTAGCCTATAGCGCGTACAGCGCCCGGGCGTTGTCGCTCAGGATCTTGCGCTTCTGCTCCTCGCTGATGGCGCCGTTGCCCTTGAAGATGGTGAAGGCGTCCACCTCGCTGGAAGCGTCGGTGTGGCCGTAGTCGGTGCCGATGACGATGTTGTCGTCGCCCGCGTACTTCAGCACGTAGGGGAAGTCGTCGTCGGTCTGGGCCGACACGTAGACGTTGAAGGCCTTCATGGGGTTGTCGGGGTATTCCGCCGTACCCGACCGGCGGATGGTTTCGTTCACCACCCACGGCACCCACTGGGCCGATGATTCGATGAAACCCCAGCGCAGGTCCGGGAAGACCTTGGGCACCTCGCTCATCATCAGCGTGAAACAGGTGGACACGGTGGGGATGCGGAACACCGGCAGGCCGCCGCCGCTGTCGTAACGCGGGCGGAACTGCGTCGCCAGGCGCGGGCTGGCGTTGGCGATGTGGATACCCATCATCATGTCGAGGCGCATGGCCTCGTCGAAGATCGGGTAGAAGTACGGGTCCACCAGATGCCGGTCGCCCTCGAAGGGGCGCAGGCACACCCCCACCGCACCGTTCTCCTTGCTGAAGCGGATCTGCTCCAGCGATTCGCCGATGGTCATGGCCGGCACCACGCACACCCACCGGAGACGCCCGCCTCCGTCCTTCCACACGTCCGCCATCCAGCGGTTCCAGCTCGCGCACAGAGCGATCTCGACGTCGGCGCGGTCCGTCAACTGCTCGATCCACAGCGTGTTGTAAAGGACCTGGACGTCGATGCCGAGCTTGTCCAGATGGTCGACGCGGAGCTGCACGTCACGCAGCTCGCGCGCCTCCTTGGGCGTCTGCATCTGCCGCCCGGCCTGGGCCGAGACTTCATCGAGCTGCTGCTCGCTCAGCGTGCGGAAACGGAACCCCAGCACCTTCCCGTCCAGCACCCAGTACTGTGTCGTGGAATCCTCGGGAGCGAAGAGCTGAGGGCGGAACTTCTTCTCGGACCCGTCCAGATAGTCCCACGTTTGCTCGGTCTCCACCACGTGGGCGTCCGAGTCCACCACCAGGGTCTTGCCGTTGCCGGACATTTGAATTCTCCTTTCGCGCGAAGCCCGCGGGGCGGCGATCCGCCGCCGGCCGGCCGCTATTCGATGCCGTAGAGGTCCCTGGGATTATCGCTCAGGATCTTCCAGCGCGCCGCGTCGTCCACCGTCGGGTCCGCCTTGAATCGCGTGATGGCGTCCACCTCGCTGGACGTGTCGGTGTGGCCGTAGTCGGTGCCGATGACGATGTTGTCCTCGCCCGCGTACTTCAGCACGTACGGGAAGTCGTCGTCGCACTGGGCGGTGACGTAGACGTTGTACTCCTTGAGCGGATTGTCGGGATAGTCGGCCGTGCCCGAGCGCCGCCGGGCCTCGTTGACGATCCACGGAATCCACTGGGCCGAGGTCTCGAT from the Deltaproteobacteria bacterium genome contains:
- a CDS encoding tripartite tricarboxylate transporter substrate-binding protein, yielding MNRRSATFAAAIVTLCLAFGTVTAGAADVSFKGKTVAILIPYSVGGAADIMARQMLPFIGKQIPGNPTTIIKNMPGGGGIVGENWVYNSAPADGTVIGQFSTSVTDTIFKPDKVKFELAKLQWLGGVRETTVTFVSKDLGITKGTELGGVKKKLFFGTTSIQSPRSMIPRLLLKILGKDHKLVTGYGSSGDMRAAIRRGELNMTNDSQSGYFAAVLPMVEEGAVVPIAQEGTVQDGKIIRDPRLPDLPTYYEIVLELKGESIRKDPNYRAMELLAYLGGVRRGWIYAARVPRNVFNTMAASFDKFLKDKEMVAHFKKAIGFQLVSLNAPAAQAIIDKVVEIQKRDPEALEILKAMAKKP
- a CDS encoding tripartite tricarboxylate transporter permease — its product is MNLKRSLGWLVFLAVLAVWIFLAQGMAGKIGAASLEGLVRVFSWPAFGYLLLGNLIGFAVGMLPGLGGPVTMALMLGFAFQLKMDAVEAFSFLLGMMAVTATTGDITSILFGIPGEGSTASTIVEGHPMAKKGEAGRALGASLMSSLMGALIGAGAIAVAIPIVTPLVLAMGTPEFFMLTVAGVTFVGALSGGSVVKGLAAGGLGFMFSLVGLDMQTATERYTFGTMYLWGGGETGGAGIGLVPATVGLFAIPEIIDLATKGGSIAQAHVGRLGGVLQGVKDAFRHWWLVARCSAMGTYIGIIPGMGGPVSQWVAYAHAMQSSGKHDRVGTGVIEGVVGPGAANNSTLGGALIPTIAFGIPGNVTTAILLGAFLVLGLRPGTSMLTKDLDVTFSLVWVLVVSNVITVSVCFLFLNQLARLTRIKGTLLIPPLLLFIYLGSYTHTNSFGDIIVTLIFGALGWLMVVFDWSRPALLLGLVLGRLADNYLWITYSRYEFGFLARPGVLIILGIIVMSIAYPLIKNRGRGQAAETAP
- a CDS encoding amidohydrolase family protein; amino-acid sequence: MSGNGKTLVVDSDAHVVETEQTWDYLDGSEKKFRPQLFAPEDSTTQYWVLDGKVLGFRFRTLSEQQLDEVSAQAGRQMQTPKEARELRDVQLRVDHLDKLGIDVQVLYNTLWIEQLTDRADVEIALCASWNRWMADVWKDGGGRLRWVCVVPAMTIGESLEQIRFSKENGAVGVCLRPFEGDRHLVDPYFYPIFDEAMRLDMMMGIHIANASPRLATQFRPRYDSGGGLPVFRIPTVSTCFTLMMSEVPKVFPDLRWGFIESSAQWVPWVVNETIRRSGTAEYPDNPMKAFNVYVSAQTDDDFPYVLKYAGDDNIVIGTDYGHTDASSEVDAFTIFKGNGAISEEQKRKILSDNARALYAL